From the genome of Scytonema hofmannii PCC 7110, one region includes:
- a CDS encoding COP23 domain-containing protein yields the protein MWTTPIFALSLAASLSQPSTAATANVACKTKASVPTVIATFSEQGTEKEVTVMSFLPEYFSPKDALQNCQNTAKTLQTLYNTESANYLTNDKVNSKSVICVVERRGIGCDRDTAQVLFTLNSTVNSSQALYEMLGSDFKQAQPPDARTVSKIYSDLKPKRSPRWWPF from the coding sequence ATGTGGACAACTCCGATCTTCGCGTTAAGCTTGGCAGCATCACTATCTCAACCCAGCACAGCTGCTACTGCGAACGTTGCTTGCAAAACCAAAGCTAGTGTACCAACAGTGATTGCTACCTTTTCTGAACAAGGAACAGAGAAGGAAGTTACAGTCATGAGCTTCCTCCCTGAATATTTCTCGCCCAAAGATGCTTTGCAGAACTGCCAGAACACAGCTAAAACTTTGCAGACTCTTTACAATACAGAGAGTGCAAACTACTTGACAAATGACAAAGTCAATTCAAAATCTGTCATCTGCGTTGTAGAACGCAGAGGAATCGGTTGCGATCGCGACACTGCTCAGGTTTTATTTACCCTCAATTCAACAGTAAACTCCTCTCAAGCTTTATACGAAATGCTGGGCAGTGATTTTAAACAAGCACAACCTCCTGATGCTAGGACTGTCAGTAAAATTTACTCCGATCTCAAACCCAAACGTAGTCCTCGCTGGTGGCCCTTCTAA
- a CDS encoding tetratricopeptide repeat protein — MQQEDKSESSNHFYQSASNQNGATPELTTLQPFKRGTIKLFKLGEKASRPDILLKEILLWTGAQPFLTQKLCQLLAEFEALIPAGEEAARVQQLVQNRLINHWETQAASEHLKAIQEGLVRNKRCEPLSLLRLYQQILRQGEVLIDGSSAQAELLNLGLVVQQEDKLEISNRIYQFVFNQSWIDQELARLEPLFKLGEKASRPDILLEEIVSWTGAQPFLTQKLCQLLAEVEALIPAGEEAARVQQIVQNRLIHHWETQAASEHLKAIQQGLVRNKQCDLLSLLRLYQQILHQGEVLIDRSPAQAELLNLGLVVQQEDKLKASNRIYQSVFNQSWIDQELARLRPFSHNTIKSFKLDEKASRPDILLEEVMSWTGAQPFLTQKLCQLLAEFDEVLIRSGEEAVRVRDLVQSRLINHWETQVASEHLKSIQEGLVRNKRCDSLSLLRLYQQILYLGEVPIDDSPVQAELLNLGLVVQQEDKLKVSNRIYQSVFHLNWVTQQLEKSHNISPSEITKSAQSKSVPENTIIEEKTPISNPGNKIFKPIWILLGIGGLVVLGVNIIRLNFFKNPEVEILFQQANELYYQGKAEEAIAQYNKILNIDSNYYQAWTNRGYAQGSLQEYSKMLESCSAATIIEPKAVYGWNCKGEALHNLKQYNRAIAAFDKAIALDSKDPIFWINKTESLLALKETDKALAAIDEAIKRFDQIKEKETSQRNLSVAFSHKGKVLMQKQEYGEALKAYDQALAYNPNYFAAQRSRGIVLQGLRRYDEAIAQFNEMLYVSKLTQVQKAETWYYLGLTFCRSSEVNKGLQAFEEALKLKSDYRVVEKAKINCRP, encoded by the coding sequence GTGCAACAGGAAGACAAGTCAGAATCCTCTAATCACTTTTATCAATCAGCTTCTAATCAAAATGGAGCGACTCCAGAATTAACAACTTTACAACCTTTTAAACGCGGCACAATTAAATTATTCAAATTAGGAGAAAAAGCCAGTCGCCCAGACATTTTGCTAAAAGAAATCCTGTTATGGACAGGTGCTCAGCCGTTTCTCACTCAAAAGCTTTGTCAATTGCTAGCAGAGTTTGAAGCTTTGATTCCTGCAGGTGAGGAAGCAGCAAGAGTACAGCAACTAGTGCAAAATCGCTTGATTAATCATTGGGAAACTCAAGCAGCGTCTGAGCATTTGAAGGCGATTCAGGAGGGGCTTGTTAGAAATAAGCGGTGCGAACCCTTATCGCTGCTGCGGCTTTATCAGCAAATCTTGCGTCAGGGAGAAGTTCTCATTGATGGTAGTTCTGCACAAGCAGAACTGCTAAATTTGGGATTAGTCGTGCAACAGGAAGATAAGTTAGAAATCTCTAATCGTATTTACCAATTTGTTTTTAATCAGAGTTGGATTGACCAAGAGTTAGCACGTTTAGAACCTTTATTTAAATTAGGAGAAAAAGCTAGTCGCCCAGACATTTTGCTAGAAGAGATCGTGTCATGGACAGGTGCTCAGCCGTTTCTCACCCAAAAGCTTTGTCAATTGCTAGCAGAGGTTGAAGCTTTGATTCCTGCAGGTGAGGAAGCAGCAAGAGTACAACAGATAGTACAAAATCGCTTAATTCATCATTGGGAAACTCAAGCAGCATCTGAGCATTTGAAAGCGATTCAGCAGGGGCTTGTGAGAAATAAGCAATGCGATCTCTTATCGCTGCTGCGACTTTACCAGCAAATTTTGCATCAGGGAGAAGTTCTAATCGATCGCAGTCCCGCACAAGCAGAACTGCTAAATTTGGGATTAGTCGTGCAACAGGAAGATAAGTTAAAAGCCTCTAATCGTATTTACCAATCTGTTTTTAATCAAAGTTGGATTGACCAAGAGTTAGCACGTTTACGACCTTTTAGTCACAACACGATTAAATCATTCAAATTAGATGAAAAAGCTAGTCGCCCAGACATTTTGCTAGAAGAAGTCATGTCATGGACAGGTGCTCAGCCGTTTCTTACCCAAAAGCTTTGTCAATTACTTGCTGAATTTGATGAAGTTTTGATTCGTTCAGGGGAGGAAGCAGTAAGAGTACGGGATCTAGTGCAAAGTCGCTTAATTAATCATTGGGAAACGCAAGTAGCATCTGAGCATTTAAAGTCGATTCAGGAGGGGCTTGTTAGAAATAAGCGATGCGATTCTTTATCGCTGCTGCGGCTTTACCAACAAATCTTGTATCTAGGAGAAGTTCCCATTGATGACAGTCCCGTACAAGCAGAACTGCTAAACTTGGGATTAGTCGTGCAACAGGAAGATAAGTTAAAAGTCTCTAATCGTATTTACCAATCTGTTTTTCATTTGAATTGGGTGACTCAACAATTAGAGAAAAGTCACAATATTTCACCTTCAGAAATAACTAAAAGTGCTCAAAGTAAATCGGTTCCAGAAAATACTATCATTGAAGAAAAAACACCTATTTCCAATCCTGGAAATAAAATTTTCAAACCCATTTGGATTTTACTAGGAATAGGCGGCTTAGTTGTCCTTGGTGTTAATATCATTCGCTTGAATTTCTTTAAAAATCCAGAGGTGGAAATTCTTTTTCAACAAGCCAATGAATTATACTACCAAGGAAAAGCTGAAGAAGCGATCGCGCAATATAACAAGATTTTGAACATTGATAGTAACTACTACCAAGCTTGGACTAACCGAGGCTATGCACAAGGTAGCTTACAAGAATATAGCAAGATGCTCGAATCCTGTTCTGCAGCAACTATCATTGAGCCAAAGGCAGTGTATGGTTGGAATTGTAAAGGAGAGGCATTACATAACCTCAAGCAATACAATCGGGCGATCGCTGCTTTTGATAAAGCCATTGCGCTCGACTCAAAAGACCCGATTTTCTGGATTAACAAAACTGAATCACTGCTAGCACTGAAGGAAACCGACAAAGCACTTGCAGCCATTGACGAAGCAATTAAACGTTTTGACCAGATTAAAGAAAAAGAAACCAGTCAGAGAAATTTATCGGTTGCTTTTAGCCATAAAGGTAAGGTGTTAATGCAAAAACAAGAATACGGAGAAGCCCTGAAAGCCTATGACCAAGCGTTAGCATACAATCCAAACTATTTTGCTGCTCAACGGAGTCGAGGTATAGTGCTTCAGGGCTTAAGGCGATACGATGAAGCAATTGCTCAATTTAACGAGATGCTGTATGTATCCAAGCTGACACAAGTTCAAAAAGCTGAAACTTGGTATTATTTGGGATTAACGTTCTGTCGATCGTCTGAAGTCAACAAAGGGCTTCAAGCTTTTGAAGAAGCTCTTAAACTCAAGTCAGATTATCGGGTGGTAGAGAAAGCAAAAATAAATTGCCGCCCATAA
- a CDS encoding peptidylprolyl isomerase, protein MEETLEKFTLQENPSATHAEIIAYLQRSCKIAEIAALAERDALILRTCEQFDITVSDEELQVAGDAFRLEHKLLGASETLAWVEAQQITIEDWSEGIRVSLLTKKLREHLFGAAVDGQYVGNREQFKRVALSQIIVLDEIEAVKIATALREENASFYALAVAHSKGKKSQENGGFVGIQFIAELMKELVDAIANVKEGEVVGPIRTKLGYHIIRVEKWFPPQLNESVKERIMEPFFQAWLQQQGS, encoded by the coding sequence ATGGAAGAAACATTAGAAAAATTTACACTGCAAGAAAATCCCTCAGCAACCCATGCTGAGATTATTGCTTATCTACAGCGTTCTTGTAAAATTGCTGAAATTGCCGCTTTAGCTGAACGAGATGCACTGATTTTACGCACTTGCGAGCAGTTCGATATCACTGTTTCTGATGAAGAGTTGCAAGTAGCCGGAGATGCCTTTCGATTGGAGCACAAGCTGTTAGGTGCTTCTGAAACCCTTGCCTGGGTTGAAGCACAGCAAATTACAATAGAGGATTGGTCTGAGGGGATTCGAGTATCACTGCTAACGAAAAAGTTAAGAGAGCATCTGTTCGGTGCTGCAGTCGATGGTCAGTATGTTGGTAACCGCGAGCAGTTTAAACGAGTTGCGCTCTCTCAGATTATCGTGCTTGACGAGATAGAGGCTGTAAAAATAGCCACAGCACTCCGAGAGGAAAATGCGTCCTTTTATGCTTTAGCAGTAGCACACTCCAAGGGGAAAAAGTCCCAAGAAAACGGCGGTTTTGTCGGTATTCAGTTTATAGCAGAACTGATGAAGGAGCTTGTAGACGCGATCGCCAACGTGAAGGAAGGCGAAGTGGTTGGACCTATTCGAACAAAGCTTGGCTATCACATTATTCGAGTTGAAAAGTGGTTCCCGCCGCAACTTAATGAATCAGTCAAAGAGCGAATTATGGAACCCTTTTTTCAGGCTTGGTTGCAGCAACAAGGTTCTTAA
- a CDS encoding aldo/keto reductase — translation MKITNLTPESLQQPVAPSPQVSLASPKFPESDLPFYRKLGRTDLTVSCLGLGGGGHISSEDTLHAFDKGINYFFYSSDLHHYLYSSMGDALRKLCGRGSSVREKVVLATVTYVLKSPESIMSALVDQLVDLKMDYIDIFFWGWIGSKDATTIQDCLSVSDDLRGPNAVYQRAVERMFGTSERLKKMGIVRYVGASFHDLDLAAQWLDSPLLDVVMVRHNIAHRTAQQTVFANLDAQNPQRPGIVTFKSAGMYGPLWQPPRNLPANCWQPTVPDLYRYSLSQNCVDVALAGWRNRQEVDAAINNVIKGKLTPEEIDYLNLYGDLHRNRLSIQDVPRERLLYNPEIAIPAS, via the coding sequence ATGAAAATCACTAACCTTACCCCTGAGTCTTTGCAGCAACCCGTAGCCCCATCCCCTCAAGTCAGTCTTGCTAGTCCTAAATTTCCAGAATCCGATCTGCCGTTTTACCGCAAACTGGGGCGGACTGACTTGACAGTTAGCTGTCTGGGATTAGGAGGCGGAGGGCACATCTCCAGTGAAGACACCCTCCACGCTTTTGATAAAGGAATTAATTACTTTTTTTACTCAAGCGATCTGCACCACTATCTCTACAGTTCAATGGGTGATGCACTCCGCAAGTTATGTGGACGTGGTTCTTCGGTACGGGAGAAGGTAGTTCTGGCAACGGTAACTTATGTCCTTAAGAGTCCAGAGTCTATAATGTCAGCCCTCGTCGATCAATTGGTTGACTTGAAGATGGACTATATTGACATCTTTTTTTGGGGTTGGATTGGCAGCAAAGATGCTACCACAATTCAGGATTGCTTGAGCGTATCTGACGATCTCAGAGGTCCGAATGCGGTTTATCAGCGAGCCGTAGAACGTATGTTTGGCACCTCAGAACGTCTTAAAAAAATGGGGATTGTTCGCTATGTCGGAGCTTCTTTCCACGATCTCGATCTTGCCGCACAGTGGCTTGATAGCCCACTCTTAGATGTGGTTATGGTCAGGCATAATATTGCTCATCGCACCGCTCAGCAAACAGTTTTTGCCAATCTGGATGCCCAAAACCCGCAGCGACCGGGAATTGTCACATTTAAGTCTGCTGGTATGTATGGCCCCCTTTGGCAGCCTCCTAGAAATTTACCAGCAAATTGCTGGCAGCCTACCGTTCCCGATCTATATCGCTACTCTTTATCACAGAACTGTGTAGATGTCGCTTTGGCAGGTTGGCGAAATCGTCAGGAGGTTGATGCTGCCATCAACAATGTGATTAAAGGTAAGCTGACGCCTGAGGAAATAGACTACCTCAACCTGTATGGTGATTTACATCGCAATCGGTTGAGCATCCAGGATGTTCCGCGTGAACGCTTACTTTATAATCCTGAGATAGCAATTCCTGCATCGTAA